The stretch of DNA tcaaactatcaatatcagatgggaaagaggaaactaaacaccaatctaatccatattattgagcctttcataataagagtctgttatttcagcctgataattagttgttttatttcataatttttttagcagcaaaccagttttgtttcacttgaaacgttgtcaaatggaatattcagataatcaacagaagcttagattagaacacttaacaaattatgtgctggcgcatggtcaggatggtaccacctctgcctcaatttgagccaggaaaaaccctggtcaTGATGACGCGGTTGCCCTCTAGTGGAGCGGGAGGGCTTGGCACCGTGATTGACGACACACGTTCTGAGCTCCATGTCTGCAAACAGTGGAGAGCCGCTGTTTTCCAGCCAAATGAGAGAAAACGGGCTCCCCTGCCTTGTTTGAAGTTGTCTGCAGACAGGAGTTGTGTTGAAAATGAAGCTATTAGTTGGCAGCAAAGCGGGCTGACACAGCCTTATGTGACCTATTTGAAATGCAGCATTCAGACACGTCAAACTGACATTCACTTGAGTGCAAACTGCAGTCTTATTGAAACATTGTTCAAAACTGTTGAACCGGTGCAACTTTCACCCACCTGGGGCAGTAAAGTCTATTGGGACTAGGGGTTTGATCGGCAACGGAACATGGCCAATTCACCTGATTAAAACTGAGACTTGGAAGTCTGGCAGAGTCCAAGTCCTGAACAAACTCAGCCCTGAGATCAGGACGACTGAGTCTTCTATTTACAGTTCATAGAGCATTTCTGAGGGCCCTCACTTCAGACAGACTAGCTGGGAGGTAATCGACCAGCCACGGGGCTCACCCCTGCCGCTGGCGATCCCGCTGTCAGAGACGGGGGATGCGAGATGATTGCTCGTGTAACCGCTGCGAGGATCTAGGTCTCGGTATCTTGTTGAGGGGTGTTAGCGAGCTGTCAGGTGGAACCAGAGCTCCAAGGTCCGCCAAACACATTACTAAGCAGGTCTGCAACGTGGTGGCAGAGCTCAGTGCAAGGGTGGAGGTGACCAGGGCACTGTGAAACCTCTCTTGCTGTGCGGTGGAAAACCCGCTCTACGTAGAGGGAAATGGCAGGTCTACTCACCCCATTGTTGCCTGTCGAGGCCAAATAAGCTACCAGTAAGGGCTCCAAAGGGGAGAAAGTCCACAAACCCCAACCTCTCGGCACCATCGAGGTCCACGAACTGTCCATAGCCCGACACCGCATCGCGGGTGGACAGTGACTTCCCCCAGGATGACGCGAGCTCAGCCGCAAAGTCCGGGAAAGGTGGTATTAAGTTTTTGACCTCAGCCGCAGTGtcccccaggacacgttggaagaAGTTCACACGCTGATCGAGTGTGGGACAACGGAGCTGGCAACAGAAGTCGCACACCTCCGGGTCCAAGAGCGCTCTGTTGGCATGAATAACCCACATTCAGTCATGGCAGGCCTCGTGCAGGTGCTTCTCATGGAGAAAAAAACCCACAGCCCTGAGGACAGGGACGCAAAGCAGACTTTCGCCTAGATGAGTCCAACACGGTGCTCATGGCGAGACACAGAGAAGAGCGGCAGGGGCAAAAGTGCACGGAGGCAGAAAGCTAAAACAGCCACGAAAAGGTACAGCTCGGTGGGCGAATGCTGACCAGAAGGCAGCAGAATCAACACCAGCGAGCAGTTAAGCTAACTTTTCAATAGCATAGCTAACAATAGTTTATTTGTACTGACGTGTTATCAGCGAGGTGAAGAGCATAAGAACTGAAAAATGCTGGTGACGTTGGGGGCTTGTAGGTGGAGGGTGGGGCCACTACCCAGCTTCACGCTCATTTGCCTTTACAggcgtgattaaatgtgtcttcagccaggccacatgAGGGCTTGATGTCCTATAGTACCTTCGTTACActgagtgaatcgactgaaagagAACAAAGCATTATCGACAGGGTTCTTGGAAAACCTGGAAATTGAAAGACtaattttccagtcatggaaaacacatggaaaatagggaaacaaagtaaaatgtcctggaaacttttgagttgtcctggaaaataactttccctccttgtggatgagcggaacaggttacagcttatGCATGAGTGTCTGTTTTCATCTGCCTTGAACTTGAACATTAGTGACTGATTGTGAATACAGTTTGACTGTGAGAATTTGGACTTTTAAACTGATATCAGCATGTACAAAAACAGTGTATGACAGAAGTAGAGAAtgacttctgttttagttgtgttgcattgcAAGTAGAGAAGAGCAGGTCGCATTGTGAAAGACAACAGTCTTTGTACAACTATTATATTGATATAATGGTGTGGGtacaatatttatttttatttacacacATATATTTTCAGAGGATAAAACTTCTTGAGATGCAACATCTCGTTTTCAAGTGGGTCCTCTTTCCACACAACACAAACAAAGTTGAGAGACAGCAAGTGGCtaaaaattaaaactaaaaataaacaagaaaatacGATAACTAAATACATATACCGGTATAACAagcactaaataaaataaaataaattattatatGAACGGATAATAAAAGATATCTGCACAATTATCAGACCTGTTTCTAAGTAAATCCCAATACGATGATAATATCGGTTTATTGACCAGCCCTAGTTGTGATAGCTTAACTCATAATGTAGCAGCTGAAAGAGTCTTGAAATTTATTTCACGAAAAGAGTGGGAATCCTGATCAAATATCGCCATTGATCTAAATTTTCATGTCAATACATTAAACCTAATTAAACACACTTGCAATAACGTAGCAAATGTATTGAGAGGACGATTGTTCAACGCTTTATTCAGACATGTTCAAAATTCCAGCGACAGAAGAGAGGTCCCTGTGACACACACAAGGACATGAGGGAATAAGGACACGACAATCTTCGTAAAAGGATTTGAGGCACTTGGGAATCTCCATTGTGAATGCTGTTGATATTTAGTCTCCCATGAGTCTTTTGTATTTTTAGATTTCTAGTTGAGTGATTTCTCTAGTTATCGTTTTATATTTGCTCAGAGTCCCGCTGATCTTCCAGTTCATCCTTGTGAACCCGAGTTGCAGTTTGAGGAGTTAAACAACAGGCAGATTGCTGTGTTTTTACTAATTGTTCCATCCTGGATTATAGAACTCTTTGTGAGTCACTTCAGCCACTTTACTTCATTCCTGATTGGTTAGAAATGATAAAAGATGAAGAAATGAAAATGACTCCTGTTGAGAGCTGGGCAGAGAGCCGGCACTGCTAATTACCATGGAGATTATCCAAGAGCGTTCAAGGAGTGTGTCTTAATTAATGATCAGATGATTTTCGTCCTGGGAAACCTCTGGAGGGGGAGTGAGGAAGGCGTTCAAACTGGCAGAGTTGACATGAAAGTGGAGCATCAGCAGAACCAGAACTGAGACTTTTATTTGAAAATGCACTAAAACAGCTGAGGATTTGCTGACACTATAGCTCCTCCATTTTTAGTTAGACCCTCTGATTCCTGAGCTTTGTCACACTTGAGATGGATCGCCTCTCACCTTTAGCTATTTTCAAAGCAATAATTAACTCCAAGATtctcattttttttaaagaagcagCCAAGCGTCTTTGTTCTGTGCCAGTCAATGAGCTCTTGGAACACCACCAGTCTTATTCCGATGTTTCCTATCAGAGACAATAGAGCTGTGAGAGCCTCCTCAGGGGGTGTTGTTAAGCTGAAGCATTCCTCACAAGGTCATATCCATTCCCTTTCTGGTGATATAAATCACAGGCTGTGAAATGGACGGGCGCTGGTTTTGTGGACATGATATGTAGAGGTTTGACACCTGTTCAATTCACTTACCTTCTTGTGTTGCATGTCAAGAGCAAAAGAAagggctgggtgtgtgtgtgtgtgtgtgtgtgtgtgtgtggggggggggggggggggttcaggtcTGGGGGACAGGGGAACGTGCGCCTAatcaccaggggcctcatttatcaagcttgcttacgcacaaaatggggtcggaaaactgcgtaagcaactttccacgcaaactttgggatttatgaaagaaaacttagcggaaaaatgtgcgcaactttaagttgactaaggacctggcttacacacatgttggacatggagagcacctgcagtgctgctgctgagaagataaaattatgaaattcaattcaattcaagtttatttatatagcgccaaatcacgacaagagtcgtctcaaggcacttcacataaacattccaattcacagttcattaagccaatcagaaataatgtttcctatataaggaactccgTATATAGGAAATTTATATAgaaatccagcagcattatcacttgtaccgcttcgttttcacacagaacaagaccccccacatgcacgcacacacacacacacacacacacacacacacacacacacacacacacacacacacacacgcacacagcctgaagagcagaatacggaatgcagaatatcagcagggggacagattgagaaagaatgtcatgcgtctgtgacagtgtgtgtgtcctgtcactgtgacccgattgatcgtgcaccctggctacttggacaggggagatctccatttgggagactggttagcgcacatgactttcacctgggagtctggggattgagtcccaattggaccattttttttataaccGCCactgatctctctgaagaactcacaacattgacggcttcagcaacgctgtgcctttccctggattttctcttatttgttttgcaaaagcactttctttcatttctccacctcacccacaggtacctcaatttctgcttctgtgaaattgagcttccttgatctgccttaatctatggtcgccatgtcattggcggagcgctgcaacagccggcttatgtatatgcatgagatccacaaggcactttgcattgaccatttatggcagtaagtgggcgtggtgagggcgggatgtgactaaagagCAGCTGAGAATCATTCTCGTTAGTccctgatttatgaagcagagattgcgtgcagctgtgcgtactccatgtttgatagatcacaaacctacttggcgtaagaaatttttttttgctgagcttaagtacggttttagtaaggattctacgcaatgtttgataaatgagacccctgaccttGACCGTTTTCTGCAGAACTGAATCATTCATCTGACTGAATGTGTTCATGAAGGGTTGGTGGGGGTGGTGTGGATGTTGGGATGGGTGGAGCTACTGAACCAGCAATTAAAGAAAGCATGGCATTGCTAATGCTGAAAAATGTAGAAGTTCAAAATTGTTTTTAGAAAAAAGTCCTTAGAGGAAAGGGACCACAGGAAAAAGTAAAACTAAAAGGaatgtcaacaacaacaaaaaaacaaaaacaaaattaaaaggaAACTTGAAAGCCATCAATGTTTTAATCTAAAACAGTGTATTATACAGCAGCAAAAAATAGATTGTGACGTAATgtcacaatgcattgtgggacGTAAGCCTAGATAAGCAAGAGTGTATTTTGCAAGACTGCCTTTGGGTCGGAGTCCTGTTGCTCATTTCAAAGTTATAGTTTCATCTCCTAATTATGTTCAAAGGGAAAGGAACTAAGCAGCACTGTTGGGGAGATGCTAATCGGACTGTAGATACCCAGAGGGGACATTTTTTATCCACTTTTCAAAGCTGGGTAAGGTCTGCGACAATATGAAGCAGCTGGAAAGGGAAACGGGCCAAGCTAAAGACATAAAAAGCAAATCAGCAGAGCAGATCAAGGGCTGCACATATGTTTGTTCCATACATTTTGCTGGTGGGATAGGTCGTACGTCCAAGAATAATGAGTCGATACTAGCAACTGTCTGAGATGAACGTCTCGACCAAACGGCATCCAAACGTGGATGAAAAAAGCTTTCGACCCGAGGTAGGTTTTATGTAAAAAGTAGTGAGACAAATAATAAAGTCAGAGTacaaaaaaaataacacttagaGTAAATGTTACTTGAGCACCACGAGTTACGAGTAACTGAGCAAAAACATTAGAATCTTCTTTCTGTCTTTGTTTCTATCGACATCCAAGCAATCTGTTCATGTTTTTGTCAATTGGCAAACGGTTTGTTTGTCTAGCaccagcacccagcagcacttggATGGTGACGTCAACTGTAGAATACGCTATTGGCATGAATAATATAGCTTAATGTCATAAAATAAAATTTACAATACAAACCAATCAAATGTATATTTTTTCTATATTTGAAAAGAAAGTCTAATATaggcaatatttttcaacaatagTTATAAATTTACTATTTAATATGCTTGCATGACGCAGCAACTGATTTATCAGAATATAAGGTTTATGAGGCTCATCACTGACTCAAATGGCTTGCAGAACATTTTGTTCTGATTTATTAATGCATCAAGTCCTCCCAGCTTGTAGAAGAACGCAGTGTCAGCTCAAATGCGTGCTGACTTCAAAATAATTTACGCTAATCACTAAATAGTTAATTTAAATGCTACTTCAGCTGATGAATAACTAGTCCAATGGCCTGAGCTTAGAGCGAATTCTGTATGTATATACGATTTTGTATACCGATCATTTAATGGTTTAAAGTTAACAACTATTTCATGTCTGCTTTATGTCTGTCATCCAGATTCTTGGCTGTAGGTGCAGCTAGTGTAATAAAATGGTGAACGATGTGATTTGTCCATTTCTCATAGCTTTGGATAACTTAAATGAAATTAGCAGGATTGAAAAAATGTTGTTTAATTAAAATgataaaactgctgattacctttCTAAGCAATGCTGAAGGCTCAATGTTTGGGTGACAAAGGAAAGCTGCATCTTCTAGATGCTTGTTTGTTTCACTGGTTCCTTTTCAAAAAGGTTGAATATTAATAAACATAAAGAGCATTTATCCCTCCAATTTCACAGTAAGTAGTAGGCAGATCACTGGTTTAAAATGACTCAAATGCATTGATATGAGTAGATATAATTGTTTTTCTGTCCCCTTGTCCTTGAAAGCTGGTCCGTTGCCCACCAGTCTGACCCCTCTGCAATAAGAATTTCAGTTGTGAGTAGCAAGGCTTTCCTCTGAGCCAGAGATTAGATTGGGCTGATGCCAAAGATGCATCAAATATTGAACAATTGTGCAACAGTTTTTACAGGCTGTATGAGCACCGACATTTATGCTGATAGAAAttcatagcctggcctgccagactcctcctccgtttgattctgcacagagaaagggtctgggaactctcctattcaaataaccccaccccgtgagaattctaaccgagccaatcagcgttgAGTAGtgtacatcacacaccacaacgccgagtttctcataaacaacgaagacagcggcagagttttctgcagctctttcctctgttcaaaatgacttgaatgtctttaccctctggaggcaggcgttgcagatttgcaacgctaaaacctacctacctggttactccacacacgtatttcatgagcattttttaactcgaaagtacccctgaaggacttagttgttcgtccctttatcaaaacttatttagttagagcctgagagggttaaacccacaacaagtagaagcgctaaaagccttctaAAATAGATGTTTGCTCCGTTGCGTTGGGAGGAGACTTGggcctggaatatacttgctgtttaatgaCGCTTACGCATTTTAAAAGTGGCTGCCTTGCGTAACTTGTGTTAATTTGAAGTGTCATTTGTGAGCATCCCCGAGGTTAATGTAACACGTTCGTATGCTACAGTATACGAGTAACCAATAGTAGGAGGAGTTGACAAATCAAGCCACGGTCACttcgtctctggtttagaggtctttaccATCTATGATATCACCACTGCCTTCTTTCTGCTGTGATCCCAAAAGTAACCAGTTACTGATCTATTCTACTGACGTCATGTTTATTTTGGTTGTACCccacatagatatgtatataaacactagatgcctCATCCCCGCTGTTCACCAATGGGATGCGACGTAGGAACGTGgtggccatcttacctcagacagctgCCCCCTTTCGTGACATTGGGGTGTGTGGTGCATGTTCTATTTAAATAACTCTAACTTGCTCAATTTTCTACTGATTTTCAAAAGGTTTGATTTGTTACAGACGTCAGAGATGTGTCTGTGAAATAGGATGGGTTTGGCCCAGAAATTCCTGTTATTTCACTCCCcaaagcatttaatctttcatagataacacttttaattgtaagctacagtaaattaaagtatacatagcctattattatattatatagatttatctatatatctatataactatatatatatatatatatatatatatatatatatatatatatatatatatataactatatatatatatatatatatatatatatatagttttatatatatatatatatatatatatatatatatatatatatatatatatatatatagatagatataaaactatatatatatagatattccTGGTTTGTGAAATAGGATTagtttagagatgagatttcaagGTTCGTCTGAGGTAACGCCCACACAAACAGAACACAGATACAAAATGTGCACCCCAACAAAAAAGACAACCAACACCCAAATCACATCTGTCAGCCAGAACCGGCccgccagccataaaatgtaaccCAACAAATTATTTAGTATTTTCACTATTTCtcaacttttgttttcttatttattgactttcatttattaattataagctctttggaaatgctttctgaaaaagttaggaaataatcaaaagatagattaagttaataaataagatggattacagtaataaataagacagATGGATAATGGATTGATCTTGTGAAGGACATTTTCAACATTCATAAAACCATCAAAAATAGATATACACATTTATGGTACCCCACAAACCCCGCATCCCGTTCGGTCTGAGTTGTgtactgtgccccctagtggaatcctccagtactacatgcagtgcagcagcaagtatgtaaACAAAGACACAGCCTGCTGCCTGTGTCAGTAGGTTTAAAAGAAAGTCTATTCCAGGCCTTAGGCTCACTACTGGCTTGGCTTTGCTGCTGTGTATCACAGTGAAAATGAAGATTTACGGAAATGCTCCTGCTTTCTCTACCAACAGCATTATAGTTAAAGCACTGTGTGACGTCCACATTATTTAAATCCAGAAATAACTTCGGTTGTGTCCTACACGCACCACAATGCGTTTAAACACTAATTTAAGTGCATGCCATTCTTTCGCTCACACTGTAAACCAGGCAAACATCTCTCCTCAGCTGGCCAGCTGCTCAGGGGGAGTCCCAAGGCATTCCCAAGCCAGTCGAGtaatataccccccccccccccccagcaaatcGTTTTTCTGTCTCCGTAaacaaaaatgaaatgaaaattaaTATTGTGCTAAGGATTTTTAAAAAATTGCTCCACCCTTGGTATAAAATATCCAAACCAAATAACGACAGAAAAAGGATGGACTTTTGAAAGTTTGGAGTGTTTACAAAGACAATATAGACCCACATGGCTGCATGACAAGTAGGCAATAAGTTTTGTGCTGAATAAGTCTCAAAATATTTAGAACAGAAATGCTTTAAACTAAAATGATGGATATTTTATGTGGAGCGTCTTTAGAAGGTGAACCCTTTTTTGCCCCCGTGATCATGGACTTAAGCAGTGTTTTGGATCTGCTCTCTAGAGCTTGTTTGACGATCTTGACTTGCAGCTTCTTTTAAACATTCCCTCCAAAGGCAGCAGATTCTCACACACTTGGTCACAGTAAGTCAAAGCGAACAGAGGTGTATGAATCATCCATGTTCTGCATACGTGTGGCAGTCTGAGTGTCGCTTCCTAAATGTCACCAGGATGATGAAAGCCAGGCAGGATGACGGCCATCCCGAGGCTGTTACTAACTCCTGCAGTCACGTGCTGGTTGTGtctgtggaggagagatggcTGTCTGGTTTTAACAGGATGCCACGCTGCGCTCACCGGTCTCTCATGCTGACTTCCATAGAGACACCACCAGAAATCAGTTGGAGGCAGAAGGTGAAGAGCAGAAGGTGCAGAGACGCCGACTCTTCTACCTTTAAACTGATTTGTGCTGCAGTTAGTTTTTTATGTCTCGTGTTTCCAGGACAGACTGCATGAAGGCAGCTGAGCTCAGTTTCGTCTAAATGTAGTTTAACAGAATTTTAGCAAAAAAGTTTAGGTTTTAAGCATGTCAGCAGAAACAAGATCAGCTCATCTGTTAGGGGAAACTTATTCAACTATGCATGTTTCTGGTCTAGTTTTGAGaagtataattttttttaatgaccataaaatattttttacattgttttgaaacaaacaaaaaaagaatttAATCCATTTTGGAACAAGGCTGCAACATAACAAAATGTAGAAAAAGTGATGCACTGTGAATTAGAAAGCATAAATTATGAATGCAGTGTGTGTACATGTAACCCAGAGCAACACCTCCTTCATCTAAAAACTCCTTAACTGTTACCCCAGCTCATCACTGGCTGCGAAAGCGGTTCCGTAACAGAATAACGGCGTTCCACCCTCAAGCTCGTTCCCAGCATTATTACTGATGTTGATTTGTGAATACTGCAGATCAAAGTCTCCCAGTTATTTTTGCCGCAACCTGCATAATGCCTGTACTCAACGGAAAGTGTCTTTGATTTGTGTTGAGAATTTGTGTTTGCAAGAGCACGGGTGATTGTGCAGCCTCACTCCTtgctcttaggcctagtccacacgtagccggttttttttaaaaacaaatatccgcccctccaaaaacgtgcatccacaccacctcgttaaaacaaaaaactctgtccacacgtacccggataaatacgttgttaaggacatgccagacctgtaggcggcagtacttcccccgttcttaacctcgtccttcgtctgtggtcttccgcaaggagaagtaattccgcttgcaaaaacaaacaagcagaaagcgcttggacaattgatgaagcgagcgcagctctgagggcttccatgctgtcggctagtgtaaacacaggtcgcacacgtgatgtcagcatttttttgtcgcagaaagtgacgttgcggaccttaaaactccggttttgtccgtccacacgcagacacccaaaacggagaaaacgcagatcttcactttggccggagtttttaaaaagatccgttttcgtgtgaaaaaaactccgttttcgtgtggatgacaggccaaaacgtagaaaaatatctacgttttggcagatccccggctacgtgtggacagggccttaatctgAGGTGATTTTTACAAATGACAGTCCACATGGGAAATAATTCTGACATTTTACTttaattttacacacacacacacacacacacacacacacacacacacacacacacacacacacacacgcacgcacgcacgcacgcacacacacacacacacacacactggccggTCGGTCATTTGAATACCTTAGACACAGGACTTTGTTTTGACATTATTCCGTGGGGAGaaaaaaagtctcaaaagatctgtgtgtgtatctaaatttgtgtgtgtatctaaatttgtgtgtgtaggagctgaagttgCACACAAAAATGCAAACACTGGTTACAAATCAGGAGTTATACATTCACAGatctgtccacacacacacagatgtagaTACAAATAAATCTTTAGTTACGCACACACAAACTCTTGAGTTTGGACCAAAAATAGTCCTGCCTGCTTCTGAAAAATATTTACTAATGATGCTTATTCTGAGAAGTCATTGGGCTCTCCTGTGTTTGACTGTAGTTGCCACAGGGGGTGCTGTTTAGCACTTGTTCATTCTCCATTCAGGAAAAACATAACAGGTGACGTTATTTTCAAATAAAACTGTTGGGTTCATTCTGTTTTTTCCAGCATTCATCATGATGATCATCTTGGCTCTGATTCGGATCGGTAAAGGCACCGGAGAGGGACACCCCCCTGTTGCCAGCTTCTCTGGCGTCCCGAACCTATTCGGCGTGTGCGTCTACTCCTTCATGTGCCAACACTCGTTGCCCTCCCTGGTGACGCCCATCTCTGAGAAGAAGTGGGTTGGCACCCTGGTGTTGGCGGACTATGTCCTGATTTTGGGCTTCTACGTGCTCCTCTCCTTCACCGCCATCTTCTGCTTTGACAGTTCATTGTTGCATGCCATGTACACCTTGAACTTCACAGACAACTGTAATGTGTTGGATATTTCAGCTCTGCGCTACTTCCTGGGCCTTTTCCCCGTTTTCACCATCAGCACCAACTTCCCCATCATCGCCGTGACCCTTCGAAACAACTGGAAGACGCTGTTCCACCGAGAAGGGGGAACTTACCCGTGGGTGGTGGACCGAGTGGTGTTCCCCCTCATAACCCTGGTGCCCCCCATTGTGGTGGCCTTCTGCACAAACAACCTGGAGTCCCTGGTGGGGATTACAGGAGCCTATGCTGGAACTGGGATCCAGTACATCGTCCCAGCATGTCTTGTATTTTTTGCCAGACGCCACCTGGAGCCAGTGGTGGGCCGAGATGCCATCAACATGCACCAGTCTCCTTTTCGCCATGCCTTCTGGGTGTGGTTCGTCTTAATCTGGGCTGGCTTCTGCCTCATGTTTGTCACAGCAAACATTATCTTGACAGACACAAAGAAATAAGAACTGGACTTTATAAAGGTCCGTGTCTGAACGTTCCTCTTTCCAAGGCCTTACTGCTGCTCCACAGACTCCGTGCCTTTCCATCAAACGTTTGTTGCTTAAATTCAAAGGGATGAAACATTATTTGTTGAAAGGGACCAAATGTTTACTTTTCAAACTGAAAGCTGAGGAGTGTATGATCGAAACAAAAAAATCTATTAAAAATGTTTTGC from Nothobranchius furzeri strain GRZ-AD chromosome 5, NfurGRZ-RIMD1, whole genome shotgun sequence encodes:
- the tmem104 gene encoding transmembrane protein 104 isoform X1, whose product is MAGGITDTGEPYSAFVGLVYMFNLIVGTGALTMPRAFATAGWVVSIALITVLAFMSYMTTTFVIEAMAAANAQLRWKRREQEQTDDSDSSSNYSDDDSMGRGRSEPETKPILSVQRSGHIDHFDIVERVEMGQMASMFFNKVGVNMFYICIIVYLYGDLAIYAAAVPISLTEVACGNHSCSAGSVKYNDTDPCWGSVTRKDAYRVFLGVFTLLLGPFTFFNAQKTKYLQILTSLMRWIAFIMMIILALIRIGKGTGEGHPPVASFSGVPNLFGVCVYSFMCQHSLPSLVTPISEKKWVGTLVLADYVLILGFYVLLSFTAIFCFDSSLLHAMYTLNFTDNCNVLDISALRYFLGLFPVFTISTNFPIIAVTLRNNWKTLFHREGGTYPWVVDRVVFPLITLVPPIVVAFCTNNLESLVGITGAYAGTGIQYIVPACLVFFARRHLEPVVGRDAINMHQSPFRHAFWVWFVLIWAGFCLMFVTANIILTDTKK